A single window of Metallosphaera hakonensis JCM 8857 = DSM 7519 DNA harbors:
- a CDS encoding DEAD/DEAH box helicase, with protein sequence MVSSLLEDISIVKVQEEISPDKVGKKFSDIYPGISLGGVENNELYLHQLEGINSLESSKNVICIAGTGSGKTEIWLSFSIYRKRRVLAVYPTIALSNDQFNRIRNFYKNVVVVNRNNRSIPPDVRIVLTNPAYLMTVLKSGKGDLRNYLDSVQLIVLDEFSFYNTYQKEMLLELVDLITKEYAKAQIVVLTATLDNSRELEERLTSINGLETVTISGKPFRRPNYTYFVRRPLSIEEIADVVSDLIGRGESTLVFTLSINIAERLKRILNSPYCDTHHFKKDHQARIEVERRFKDGSLKCVISPKTLQQGIDIGSIKNIVHVGLPDDPSDFIQREGRKGRRNEIDFTRSVIIPWSERDLILISDPSLLDKWLSVGNVSYFRIMRNKYLELFRKIYSYYRKGNRGLEGDIRLEIANMKSKISTFWTNMQFYDFGRTKYKYYVDNNLVPLTISKRDLVKYYQPGLIDLTYDSLVVDHDLEKIHGIGIKRGNLPGFLNLMIKKYYSITRGKRDFHQAVIKGEVFSETLIDVKPPEGFGILKMRAKDVLWFVEIESEDFELDRSNVKKSVYEVISLRKTTGVKVSDSYKFPTYGYSINSSSEDALMNRLGAAAFIALLRIMKKANINELEYAADMGRIVIWEEMPSGLLESLDYDKLEEEIDRVNDDVLRIIISKIDPLAFNVSLEENNLNVALKITLNMIRTLKQKTLSY encoded by the coding sequence TTGGTTAGCTCCCTCTTAGAGGACATATCAATAGTCAAAGTCCAAGAGGAGATCTCACCTGACAAAGTTGGGAAGAAATTTTCAGATATTTACCCAGGGATAAGTCTAGGCGGGGTTGAGAACAACGAGCTTTACCTCCATCAACTGGAGGGAATTAATAGCCTGGAGAGCTCCAAAAACGTGATATGTATAGCGGGTACTGGTAGCGGTAAAACTGAGATATGGCTCTCTTTCTCGATATATAGAAAAAGAAGAGTTTTGGCAGTGTACCCCACCATAGCCCTTTCAAATGATCAATTTAATAGGATCAGGAATTTTTATAAAAATGTAGTTGTGGTCAATAGAAACAATAGGAGTATTCCGCCAGACGTTAGGATAGTCCTCACAAACCCGGCGTACCTAATGACGGTTCTGAAGTCTGGAAAGGGTGACCTCAGGAATTATTTAGATAGTGTACAACTTATAGTTCTCGACGAATTTTCGTTCTACAACACCTATCAAAAGGAGATGTTACTGGAACTAGTGGACTTGATAACTAAGGAGTACGCCAAAGCACAGATTGTTGTTTTGACCGCAACGTTGGACAACAGCAGAGAGTTGGAGGAGAGACTAACGAGTATTAACGGCCTGGAGACCGTAACCATTAGCGGCAAACCGTTCAGGAGACCCAACTACACATATTTTGTCAGAAGACCTCTCTCCATAGAGGAAATAGCTGACGTAGTCTCAGATTTAATTGGAAGGGGCGAGAGCACATTAGTTTTCACCCTATCTATAAATATAGCTGAAAGGCTTAAGAGAATCCTAAACTCGCCTTACTGCGATACGCATCACTTTAAGAAAGACCATCAAGCGAGGATTGAGGTGGAGAGGAGGTTTAAGGATGGTAGTTTAAAGTGCGTCATATCCCCTAAGACCCTCCAACAGGGGATAGACATAGGTTCCATAAAGAACATCGTGCATGTGGGACTTCCCGACGATCCATCGGATTTCATACAGAGAGAAGGAAGAAAGGGAAGAAGGAACGAAATAGACTTCACTAGATCCGTAATAATCCCCTGGAGTGAAAGGGACCTGATATTGATCTCAGATCCCAGTCTTTTGGACAAGTGGTTGTCTGTGGGTAACGTATCGTATTTCAGAATAATGAGGAATAAATATCTAGAACTTTTCAGGAAAATCTACAGCTATTATAGAAAAGGGAACAGAGGGTTGGAAGGAGACATAAGGCTTGAGATCGCTAATATGAAATCGAAAATAAGCACTTTCTGGACGAACATGCAGTTTTATGATTTCGGTAGAACGAAATATAAATACTATGTAGACAATAATTTGGTGCCATTAACAATATCTAAAAGAGACCTCGTCAAGTATTACCAACCAGGTTTGATTGACCTAACATACGACTCCCTGGTAGTGGATCATGACCTGGAGAAAATTCACGGTATCGGGATAAAAAGGGGAAATTTACCCGGCTTTCTAAACCTAATGATAAAGAAATACTATAGTATAACTAGAGGCAAAAGAGATTTTCATCAAGCTGTAATTAAAGGTGAAGTATTTAGCGAAACCTTAATTGACGTGAAACCACCTGAAGGATTCGGAATTCTTAAGATGAGGGCCAAGGACGTATTATGGTTCGTGGAGATTGAATCTGAGGATTTTGAACTAGATAGGTCTAATGTGAAAAAATCAGTTTATGAAGTTATATCATTGCGCAAGACCACTGGAGTCAAAGTCTCGGATTCCTATAAGTTTCCCACGTACGGGTATTCAATTAATTCTTCGTCGGAGGACGCTCTAATGAACCGTCTAGGCGCTGCGGCCTTCATTGCCCTTTTAAGGATTATGAAGAAAGCCAACATAAACGAATTAGAGTACGCGGCGGACATGGGAAGAATAGTTATCTGGGAAGAGATGCCCTCTGGGTTATTGGAAAGCCTGGATTACGACAAATTGGAAGAGGAAATTGATCGAGTGAATGATGACGTGTTGAGAATTATAATAAGCAAAATAGACCCATTAGCATTTAACGTATCTTTAGAGGAGAACAACCTCAACGTAGCGTTAAAGATCACGTTAAATATGATAAGAACGTTAAAGCAAAAAACGTTGAGCTACTGA
- a CDS encoding RNA-guided endonuclease TnpB family protein, translating into MARRGEAIRATVSMKIALSDSLLTLVNNHVKALHFTLFWLKENVPNPNEKGVLGRIHEELYTRLREEYNLPPRIAEDCYRDALATYKGWYNNPKRGRFPRVYKPTVWLTPKASYNVDLDNMTVRIAGVGELPILGYPRNLKDYMSWKMKEARLLIKDGKAFLKVVFERPLEKVEAKSGVAVDINMSEVVVGKDDKHYVRIPTRIEEVHHWKSLAENLQMKYSRRWRENRRILHRIHSLHQKARRIMEDFARKVGKWVVEEAERMGANVIKLEGLKNLIKNVGKLPKEYRDKLYLMQYRRVQYWIEWQAKKHGILVEFVNPKYSSVSCPRCGKRMKEVSHRYFSCPSCGYENDRDVTVSGMQIFRRKY; encoded by the coding sequence ATGGCTAGGAGGGGTGAAGCGATCAGAGCTACCGTTTCTATGAAGATCGCCCTATCCGATTCCCTCCTAACCCTCGTAAATAACCATGTTAAAGCACTGCATTTCACCCTATTCTGGTTGAAAGAGAATGTTCCAAATCCCAATGAAAAGGGAGTATTGGGAAGAATACACGAGGAATTATACACGAGGTTAAGGGAGGAATATAATCTACCACCAAGAATTGCTGAGGACTGTTATAGGGATGCCCTCGCGACGTACAAGGGTTGGTACAATAATCCCAAGAGGGGCCGTTTCCCTAGGGTATACAAGCCAACAGTTTGGCTAACTCCTAAAGCAAGTTATAATGTGGACTTAGATAACATGACTGTTAGGATTGCTGGGGTTGGCGAACTACCAATTCTAGGTTATCCTAGAAACTTGAAGGACTACATGAGCTGGAAGATGAAGGAGGCTAGGTTATTGATCAAGGATGGGAAGGCTTTCCTCAAGGTCGTTTTTGAGAGACCGTTGGAAAAAGTCGAAGCTAAGTCCGGCGTCGCTGTTGATATTAACATGAGTGAGGTCGTAGTAGGGAAGGACGATAAACACTACGTCAGGATCCCGACCCGCATTGAGGAAGTCCACCACTGGAAGTCTTTAGCTGAAAATCTTCAGATGAAATACTCAAGAAGGTGGAGAGAGAATAGGAGGATCCTGCACAGGATCCACTCCCTCCATCAAAAGGCTAGGCGTATTATGGAGGACTTCGCCAGAAAGGTCGGGAAGTGGGTAGTTGAAGAGGCTGAGAGGATGGGTGCAAACGTCATCAAGCTCGAGGGTCTCAAGAACCTCATCAAGAACGTGGGCAAACTCCCTAAGGAGTATCGTGACAAACTCTACTTGATGCAGTATCGTAGGGTTCAGTATTGGATTGAGTGGCAAGCTAAGAAACACGGTATTCTAGTTGAGTTTGTTAATCCAAAGTACTCTTCCGTTTCCTGCCCTAGATGTGGTAAAAGGATGAAGGAGGTCTCTCATAGGTATTTTTCTTGTCCTTCATGCGGTTATGAGAACGATCGTGACGTGACAGTGTCCGGAATGCAAATATTTCGGCGAAAATATTAA
- a CDS encoding ISH3 family transposase — protein MVTPGLPHQNNLQQIGYKLLSMLTFKGRRAEEVARVLVSACLWKDSVEGRSNGYNVSPQTVRNYVEEQGNEVVEKLLESMRRISMEMLKGVKEVDVSIDWTTKTWYGKPVNGLGSSAKGSSWNYATATTKYQGMVLLLAFVPQVNGMTKDEIVKFLVEQIAGMGFKVRLVTLDAGFYTVEVLRFISQFKYVIGVPVGDVKIYEEFDGEYATNSKRRKKEEQVNFRLLVYGKEIVKKKRKTVVYFARATNLNLTKREVLKLYNKVRGPIETSYRNIKAFLPFTSSTKFVFRELIFVLAMVFYSLYTVFKDVMRREEFRLLLILCFLDDLSDLKDFIFTLEKTLNNKIDLFLRR, from the coding sequence GTGGTAACACCGGGTCTTCCTCACCAAAATAATCTACAACAAATAGGATATAAATTACTTTCCATGTTAACCTTCAAGGGGAGAAGGGCGGAGGAGGTAGCGAGAGTCCTGGTCTCCGCGTGCTTATGGAAGGACTCCGTGGAGGGCAGGTCCAACGGGTACAACGTGTCACCTCAGACCGTGAGGAACTACGTGGAGGAGCAGGGAAACGAGGTTGTGGAGAAGCTCCTGGAGTCCATGAGGAGGATTTCCATGGAGATGCTCAAGGGAGTGAAGGAGGTCGACGTTTCCATAGATTGGACCACGAAGACGTGGTACGGTAAGCCGGTGAACGGGTTGGGTAGTTCGGCCAAGGGGAGCTCGTGGAACTACGCCACCGCGACCACGAAGTATCAGGGAATGGTGCTCCTCCTGGCCTTCGTTCCCCAAGTTAACGGGATGACCAAGGACGAGATCGTGAAGTTCCTCGTGGAGCAAATTGCGGGAATGGGCTTCAAGGTGAGGCTCGTAACCCTGGACGCGGGCTTCTACACCGTGGAAGTCCTCAGGTTCATATCGCAGTTCAAGTACGTGATAGGAGTCCCCGTGGGGGACGTGAAGATATACGAGGAGTTCGACGGGGAGTACGCGACCAATAGCAAGAGACGTAAGAAGGAAGAGCAGGTCAACTTCAGACTTCTGGTGTATGGTAAGGAAATCGTTAAGAAGAAGAGGAAGACCGTGGTGTACTTCGCGAGGGCGACCAACCTCAACCTAACCAAGAGGGAAGTGCTGAAGCTGTACAACAAGGTTAGGGGTCCCATTGAGACGTCTTACAGGAACATCAAGGCCTTCCTTCCCTTCACGAGCTCCACCAAGTTCGTCTTCCGCGAGTTGATCTTCGTGCTGGCCATGGTCTTCTACTCGCTTTACACCGTGTTCAAGGACGTCATGAGAAGGGAGGAGTTCAGGTTGCTGCTCATCCTCTGCTTTCTAGACGATCTATCGGATCTCAAGGATTTTATATTTACTCTTGAGAAAACACTTAATAACAAGATAGATTTATTTTTACGGAGGTGA
- a CDS encoding MFS transporter, translated as MNRSIILFVLVLGTLMAAVDSTVVILALPTITSDLRTNLDLAIWTILIYLLVVAVLTTQLGRIGDLLGRSRMYNLGFTVFTVGSALCGLSPSAEALVAFRAVQAFGASMLQANSGAIIADTFPVNQRGRAYGYTSIGWNVGATLGIVVGGILTTLVGWRYIFYINVPIGVVAVILGLRYVKDVGERRKQKLDVPGMILLLAGLSLITYGAADIAGRGINPVNGTMIGIGALTVAGMLAYERRAENPIIDLKAFQNRVLSFSILASFFQSMGYLSVVFIVIMYLQGIRGLSPLNASLLLIPGYVIASSLGPFAGRLSDRIGARIPATLGIAMMMGAILVYLTLTVNISLYVVIIASVIGGLGSALFYPANNSAVMANARKGFYGGANGLLRTLANLGTLSSYVLTITVASLSIPRSVAFEVFLGTTDLIGGVAQSFLVGIKSALLVALFILAVAMVLSASRGKESRTEVKERTETRTSA; from the coding sequence ATGAACAGATCGATTATTCTCTTTGTCCTTGTTCTAGGAACGCTAATGGCAGCCGTGGATTCCACTGTGGTCATCTTAGCCCTCCCAACAATTACAAGTGACTTGAGGACGAATCTAGATCTGGCCATCTGGACAATCCTGATTTACCTCTTGGTGGTCGCGGTGCTAACTACTCAACTTGGAAGAATAGGTGACCTCCTAGGTAGGTCAAGGATGTACAACCTGGGTTTCACAGTCTTCACCGTGGGATCTGCACTCTGCGGACTTTCTCCTAGCGCGGAGGCATTGGTGGCTTTTAGGGCAGTTCAGGCCTTCGGAGCGTCCATGTTGCAGGCCAACTCCGGGGCGATCATAGCTGACACTTTCCCCGTAAATCAGAGGGGTAGGGCATACGGTTACACTTCCATTGGTTGGAACGTGGGTGCAACCTTGGGGATAGTAGTTGGAGGGATCCTGACTACCCTGGTGGGGTGGAGATACATCTTCTACATTAATGTGCCAATAGGGGTAGTTGCAGTAATTCTCGGGCTTAGATACGTGAAAGACGTTGGAGAGAGGAGGAAACAGAAGTTAGATGTCCCAGGGATGATACTCCTTCTTGCCGGTCTTTCCCTGATAACTTACGGTGCTGCCGACATCGCTGGTAGGGGAATAAACCCTGTTAATGGTACCATGATAGGAATCGGCGCGCTCACCGTTGCGGGTATGTTAGCTTACGAGAGGCGAGCCGAAAATCCCATAATAGACCTGAAGGCCTTTCAGAACAGGGTACTCTCGTTCTCTATCCTAGCCTCTTTCTTCCAGAGTATGGGTTACCTATCGGTGGTGTTCATTGTGATCATGTACCTGCAGGGGATAAGAGGATTGTCGCCGCTCAATGCATCCCTACTCCTGATCCCTGGATACGTGATCGCAAGTTCTCTAGGTCCCTTCGCCGGGAGACTCTCAGACAGGATCGGAGCGAGGATTCCTGCTACCCTGGGAATAGCCATGATGATGGGCGCCATCCTAGTCTACCTTACGTTAACTGTTAACATATCCCTTTACGTGGTAATCATTGCTAGCGTAATCGGTGGATTGGGATCAGCATTGTTTTACCCGGCCAATAACAGCGCGGTCATGGCCAATGCCAGGAAAGGGTTTTACGGTGGAGCTAACGGTCTTCTCAGGACATTGGCGAATTTGGGAACGCTTTCCAGTTACGTTTTAACCATTACCGTGGCATCCCTTTCAATACCCAGGAGCGTGGCCTTTGAGGTTTTCCTTGGGACTACGGATCTAATCGGAGGTGTGGCCCAATCTTTCCTGGTTGGGATCAAGTCAGCCTTGTTGGTAGCTCTATTCATCTTGGCTGTGGCCATGGTCCTCTCTGCCTCAAGGGGGAAAGAGTCGAGGACAGAGGTTAAGGAGAGGACCGAAACCAGAACTAGTGCCTAA
- a CDS encoding amidohydrolase family protein, which yields MIDFHFHAPVKEFLDFLGEFSEPAIKYFNANVEIKELKGTLDHYESLGIRRFVVLPIDSTTFLGRRIPNEIVKADDRIVRFVSVDPLKPNAVEELKKVIKEIEPVGVKFHPELQGFHPLDERAIKLYKVIDDHALTVVFHSGTSGIGAGVRSNIRLDYGRPIYFDEIAVRFKNMKIILAHFGWPWTEEAIAISLHKPNVYLDLSGWAPRFIPDVIYKNAKRLSNKLIFGSDFPLISPERWIKEFGEINLSQDIKDRILKLNAERLISD from the coding sequence ATGATTGACTTCCACTTTCATGCACCTGTGAAGGAGTTTTTAGATTTTCTGGGCGAATTCTCTGAGCCTGCTATAAAATACTTCAACGCAAACGTTGAGATTAAGGAGTTAAAGGGGACCCTAGACCACTATGAGAGTCTAGGAATAAGGAGGTTTGTAGTGCTCCCCATAGACTCCACAACATTTCTAGGAAGGAGGATTCCCAACGAGATCGTGAAGGCTGATGATAGGATCGTAAGGTTTGTATCCGTTGATCCATTAAAGCCAAATGCTGTGGAGGAACTTAAGAAAGTCATTAAAGAGATCGAGCCGGTAGGTGTTAAGTTTCATCCTGAATTACAGGGGTTCCATCCCTTAGATGAGAGGGCAATAAAACTCTATAAAGTAATAGATGATCACGCCCTTACGGTCGTCTTTCACTCCGGGACATCTGGAATTGGAGCAGGTGTTAGGTCGAACATTAGGTTAGATTACGGAAGGCCTATCTATTTCGACGAAATAGCTGTAAGGTTCAAAAATATGAAAATTATTTTGGCCCATTTTGGATGGCCCTGGACCGAGGAGGCAATCGCTATTTCCTTGCATAAACCTAACGTGTATTTGGACCTCTCAGGGTGGGCTCCCAGATTCATTCCTGACGTTATATACAAGAACGCTAAAAGGCTTAGCAATAAGCTGATCTTCGGCTCAGACTTTCCTTTAATAAGCCCAGAGAGGTGGATTAAGGAGTTTGGTGAGATTAATCTGAGCCAGGATATAAAGGATAGGATATTGAAGCTTAACGCCGAGAGGCTTATCTCAGATTGA